A genomic stretch from Vanrija pseudolonga chromosome 6, complete sequence includes:
- the cysB_1 gene encoding Cystathionine beta-synthase produces MADRDVTPTAPPSGAAKYRGAVVEDLQLPPAFCLPHDAPLSIALEKAYEREFDQLPVLDDNRKPLGYLDVPFLKRQFEAGKVGQSDPLSLHTTHFRRSSKSHPYTVITPDTGLEDLEEFFSKNGLEFALVTDIDRKWVLAVATRSDLETFVQRRGIA; encoded by the exons ATGGCTGACAGGGACGTCACACCAACCGCGCCGCCTTCGGGTGCCGCAAAGTACCGCGGCGCTGTCGTGGAG GACTTGCAATTGCCCCCAGCGTTCTGCCTTCCTCATGACGCTCCGCTCTCCATCGCGCTGGAGAAGGCGTATGAGCGTGAATTCGACCAGCTCCC GGTTCTGGACGACAATCGCAAACCGCTTGGATACCTCGACGTTCCTTTCCTCAAGCGCCAGTTTGAGGCCGGCAAGGTTGGACAGTCAGACCCTCTTT CATTGCACACGACCCACTTCCGACGATCCTCCAAGTCTCACCCATACACCGTCATCACTCCGGACACTGGTCTTGAGGATCTCGAGGAGTTCTTCTCGAAGAACGGCCTCGAGTTCGCTCTTG TCACCGATATTGACCGCAAGTGGGTCCTTGCTGTTGCGACGAGGTCCGACCTGGAG ACGTTTGTTCAGCGACGAGGTATCGCCTAA
- the YKT6 gene encoding Synaptobrevin YKT6 yields MKVYSLSVLSVTSGTPAQATLLGTAQDLASFSFYQRGSVGEFMTFFTKTVAERTPPNQPSSVEENNYKAHVFRVPGRTPGGLGLAAVMITDMEYPYRPAFSLLTKLLDENNSLLTQLPNPSAAPSLSAASASAFGGNPSQNAAGGLAPAQKGKLEGTLATYLAKYQDPKQADTIMKVQQELDETKIVLHKTIESVLERGEKLDNLVERSNALSAQSKMFYKTAKKLIVRRLHAHRPRFHCLTNVYRMASMSQHQEIIVLSDASDSDDDIAIVGSTRARSTSPLFLSQRVARTQVQVVSSSDGPNPSSDGYDIYAAIRDLGGDDLDDHAPPWERAGRSRLSPLRRSPSRGLESRPPPAAYYGSATESFGPSAIAGPSRRPARAAGGSGDRRGDEQQRPKQRRSALDSVDQFSNRRFPSVSAREGSRTPTPTKTKKRKAPAGAEGASSNRTPTHPDEADTGESPRAKKKREREEAKEAAKVERARARDEAKVGNAACSRTEHEAAKEAEKSYQTKVNDVNKLRISKTDALRDIEVHLAHDLSLPSAPIAGALPEIKTRLEASNSTIHTMSETDTVVGATIRFLRHIRAEWDTNTKRYIPLDQERTEWDPTVVLVCSADDVVDLVAEGGEALVEWLADLRLTLRLKKEDQVILLVRGLDKYHAKTKSLADRAFRDAARAGLSGGQSGPSSILATHGRVDKSVVEAELLRAQLVEMVFVVQVEKTEEIEDWVFNLACDVASRPFKLLSKSHLPFSAPDHPRKAAEPAETLELMLQEVQGLTWSAAGSIADRFPSFRSLMEAYEDAEVEGAFAAEEMVVGCEVRSLKNGAPSERRIGKSLSKKLYHVWRGTDPLALT; encoded by the exons ATGAAGGTCTACTCGCTTTCCGTGCTCTCCGTCACCTCGGGCACCCCCGCTCAGGCTACCCTTCTCGGCACTGCCCAGGACCTGGCCAGCTTCTCCTTTTACCAGCGCGGTAGCGTTGGAGAGTTCATGACCTTCTTCACAAAG ACAGTCGCAGAGCGCACGCCCCCGAACCAGCCTTCGTCGGTCGAGGAGAACAACTACAAGGCGCATGTCTTCCGCGTCCCCGGTCGCACTCCCGGCGGGCTCGGTTTGGCCG CGGTCATGATCACAGACATGGAGTACCCTTACCGCCCGGCATTCTCGCTCCTCACCAAGCTGCTTGACGAGAACAACTCGCTTCTCACTCAGCTCCCCAacccctcggccgccccaTCGCTCTCTGCGGCCTCCGCGTCCGCCTTCGGCGGCAACCCTTCACAgaacgccgccggcggcctggcTCCTGCTCAGAAGGGCAAGCTTGAGGGTACGTTGGCGACGTACCTCGCCAAGTACCAGGACCCAAAGCAGGCCGACACGATCATGAAGGTCCAGCAGGAGTTGGACGAGACGAAGATTGTCCTG CACAAGACGATTGAGTCAGTTTTGGAGCGTGGCGAGAAGCTGGACAACCTTGTCGAGCGCTCCAACGCGCTTTCGGCGCAGAGCAAGATGTTCTACAAGACTGCCAAGAAG CTCATTGTACGGCGTTTACATGCGCACCGGCCTCGCTTCCATTGCTTGACCAACGTATACCGCATGGCCAGCATGTCGCAGCATCAAG AGATCATTGTTCTCTCCGacgcgtccgactcggacgatGACATTGCCATTGTCGGCTCGACGCGTGCTCGTTCGACGTCGCCCTTGTTTCTCAGTCAGCGAGTCGCAAGAACACAAGTCCAGGTCGTATCCTCGTCAGACGGGCCCAATCCATCGTCGGACGGGTACGACATTTACGCCGCAATCCGCGACTTGGgaggcgacgacctcgacgaccacgcccCACCGTGGGAACGCGCAGGCCGCTCACGGCTCTCCCCGCTAAGGAGATCACCCAGCCGTGGTCTTGAatctcgcccgccgccagctgcgTACTATGGCAGTGCTACCGAGTCGTTCGGCCCCTCGGCCATTGCTGGACCATCTCGGCGACCAGCCCGCGCAGCTGGTGGATCAGGGGACCGGCGTGGTGACGAGCAACAACGGCCAAAG CAAAGGAGATCAGCTCTCGACTCCGTCGACCAGTTCAGCAACCGAAGGTTCCCATCCGTGTCTGCGCGAGAAGGGAGCCgaacgccgaccccgacaaagacgaagaagcgcaaggcgccagctggcgccgagggagcGTCGTCAAATCGTACCCCTACTCATCCTGATGAAGCCGACACTGGTGAAAGCCCTCGAGCCAAGAAGAAGCGAGAGCGTGAAGAGGCGAAAGAAGCAGCAAAggtggagcgcgcgcgtgcgcgggaCGAGGCAAAGGTAGGTAATGCTGCCTGCTCAAGGACTGAACATGAGGCCGCCAAGGAAGCAGAAAAGTCGTATCAGACAAAGGTGAACGACGTCAACAAGCTGCGAATATCCAAGACGGACGCGTTGCGGGATATCGAGGTCCATCTCGCCCATGACCTCTCCCTGCCGTCGGCACCGATTGCAGGCGCTCTCCCCGAGATCAAGACTCGCCTCGAGGCCTCAAACTCCACGATCCACACCATGTCTGAGACGGATACAGTGGTCGGAGCGACGATACGATTCTTGCGGCACATTAGGGCTGAATGGGACACCAACACCAAGAGATACATTCCATTGGACCAAGAGCGGACAGAGTGGGACCCCACTGTGGTCCTTGTCTGCTCAGCAGACGAcgttgtcgacctcgtcgccgaggggggcgaggccctcgtcgagTGGCTTGCGGATCTCCGCCTGACTCTCCGCCTGAAGAAGGAGGACCAAGTGATCCTTCTCGTACGCGGTCTGGACAAATATCACGCCAAGACGAAATCGCTGGCCGACCGAGCGTTCAGAGACGCCGCGCGTGCGGGGCTCTCGGGCGGTCAATCTGGCCCGTCTTCGATCCTCGCCACGCACGGGCGTGTGGACAAGTCCGTggtggaggccgagcttCTGAGGGCACAGCTTGTCGAGATGGTCTTTGTCGTTCAAG TGGAGAAGACGGAAGAGATTGAAGACTGGGTCTTCAACCTGGCGTGCGATGTTGCTTCCCGACCT TTCAAGCTCTTGTCCAAGTCGCACCTGCCCTTCTCGGCTCCAGACCACCCCCGCAAGGCGGCTGAGCCGGCCGAAACCCTCGAGCTGATGCTGCAAGAAGTTCAAGGCCTGACGTGGTCGGCTGCCGGCAGCATCGCAGACCGCTTCCCATCCTTCCGCAGCCTCATGGAGGCGTACGAGGATGCGGAAGTCGAGGGCGCTttcgccgccgaggagatggTGGTTGGGTGTGAGGTTCGCAGTCTCAAGAATGGCGCGCCAAGCGAGCGCCGTATCGGCAAG TCCCTCTCCAAGAAGCTGTACCACGTATGGCGAGGTACCGACCCGCTCGCCTTGACGTAG
- the SGIP1 gene encoding SH3-containing GRB2-like protein 3-interacting protein 1, giving the protein MADSLPQDTWINAFGGVPPRTLLSSLQRRQHASQTHVHALAELFRERAAIEQEYAAKLQKLARAAEAGQLNGKGGIEWDRSGGEAKLFNSVLSDINETATAHSSLSQQLKSDFEQPVRDLPNKIEPWRHIGDLESSLDRTLKDQEKVHAKYEKAATKGKSAKTEQLSSELSDLGNSIKSLSPRAWITFQRLDEERLRALKEVVVRFATVRSDAANKEGERAASTLSNLLGWETSDEVITIGHRLGAGGSGSARPSASRPPPPAVNTTATVNKRASVLPGTLPSPGGDFSPRVQRANGSSSNLSTGGGGGFGGLKSMLTRKGTTRQRSGSEATSTRSSRRPTGDMFEPLDESERINDRALDSQSVREYRESPERSTFSDIRESERSHEPASRQTTGPGPVQTPPVDSEGYSIAPADRHRNPWEDPNDLIPTPASGKGLSAAGGVALPSAILAADQRNAQDNQSSTGGSIGGFDGAPRLNLALAPNVIQESEEERQAALAKMQQTLQMAPQAPTRRGTVARGRREVRNTIQASTKENGPIPQQHVKALAQMGEDEERLADTKARLTGAEPTSQLSAPIMDRRRPSLSSVNSSTNPFESPSVTPGVLQKESAFGASPAVNHATDSPASGAPPHAAVAANGAGFGTAAVVGAGALAAGAVGAVGAAAVTAHADNSISGAPLSSEPESLTSPPVPSGIEQAKSPLSVPTSPVTATSHVASPSTAVTSPINALTPHTIAPGLNASLIETVHAWTQKLASQRTVISGEIHVSLLASASRAQPQSGSALHIRLTDFDALESIAPNPAFLAQVPDRPGEYYLNTDAVAQATGSPEEGSKSAGPVLFKYHVLVPAGQETAVAPLVLNPAFQVKDGETRMILQYRSAANAGTISNFRLSAHFPAEPAITSTQSKPLSGSWDSEDGSTDRRITWTPPQTQAGAEGKIIARFITGATNRIPPSSVDAQFVLPDHLLSGIGIEVVSDSPAAVAGWGAFDNVSRATVSGKYVGGIVLNP; this is encoded by the exons ATGGCGGACTCACTGCCACAGGACACGTGGATCAATGCCTTTGGGGGTGTACCGCCGCGAACTCTTTTGTCCAGCCTCCAGCGCCGGCAACACGCCTCGCAGACCCACGTtcacgcgctcgccgagctgttcCGTGAGCGAGCTGCCATCGAGCAAGAGTATGCTGCAAAGCTCCAGAAGCTGGCTCGTGCGGCCGAAGCTGGCCAACTGAACGGCAAGGGCGGGATTGAGTGGGATCGAAGTGGAGGTGAGGCCAAGCTCTTCAACTCGGTTCTCTCCGACATCAATGAG ACAGCCACCGCCCACTCCAGTCTCTCACAGCAGCTGAAGAGCGATTTCGAGCAGCCTGTCCGAGACCTTCCAAACAAGATTGAACCATGGCGCCACATCGGCGACCTGGAGTCGTCTCTGGACCGCACGCTCAAAGATCAAGAGAAGGTCCACGCCAAGTACGAGAAGGCAGCGACCAAGGGCAAGTCTGCTAAGACAGAGCAGCTCTCTTCAGAGCTCTCGGATCTTGGCAACAGTATCAAGTCTCTCTCGCCCAGGGCCTGGATCACCTTCCAACGGCTTGACGAGGAGCGACTTCGAGCGCTGAAAGAGGTCGTCGTTCGCTTCGCTACTGTGCGTTCTGATGCCGCCAACAAAGAGGGAGAAAGAGCTGCCTCTACGCTTTCCAACCTTTTGGGCTGGGAGACTTCCGACGAGGTGATTACTATCGgtcaccgcctcggcgcaggTGGGTCTGGGTCTGCTCGTCCCAGCgcgtctcgtcctcctccgcctgcAGTCAACACTACGGCTACTG TGAACAAGAGAGCGTCTGTCCTCCCCGGAACCCTCCCTTCGCCAGGCGGCGACTTCAGCCCTCGTGTTCAGAGAGCCAACGGTTCGAGCAGCAACTTGAGCactggcgggggcggcggctttggGGGCCTCAAGTCGATGCTCACTCGGAAGGGTACCACTCGCCAGCGCAGTGGAAGCGAGGCTACCTCGACCAGGAGTTCAAGGCGACCAACCGGGGACATGTTTGAGCCTCTTGACGAGTCTGAACGTATCAATGACCGCGCTCTCGACAGTCAATCGGTCCGTGAATACCGCGAGTCACCTGAGAGGTCGACGTTCTCGGACATtagagagagcgagcgctCGCACGAGCCTGCCTCTCGCCAGACCACTGGACCAGGACCCGTCCAG ACACCTCCTGTTGATTCGGAAGGCTACTCGATCGCTCCAGCTGATAGGCATCGCAACCCCTGGGAGGATCCCAACGATCTCATCCCCACCCCTGCTTCCGGCAAAGGGCTCTCTgcagccggcggcgtcgctctACCTTCCGCCATCCTGGCTGCCGACCAACGTAACGCACAGGACAACCAGTCCAGCACTGGTGGCTCTATTGGGGGGTTCGATGGAGCCCCTCGCCTCAACCTCGCTCTGGCTCCCAACGTTATCCAGGAaagcgaggaggagaggcaGGCGGCTCTTGCCAAAATGCAACAGACCCTGCAGATGGCTCCTCAGGCCCCGACCCGACGGGGCACGGTTGCccgtggtcgtcgtgagGTGCGCAACACCATTCAGGCTTCTACCAAAGAGAACGGCCCTATCCCTCAGCAGCACGTCAAGGCTCTGGCTCAAAtgggcgaggatgaggagcgcCTGGCCGATACCAAGGCTCGACTGACAGGGGCTGAGCCTACGTCCCAGTTATCGGCGCCGATCAtggaccgccgccgcccttcgCTCTCGAGCGTGAACTCGTCAACGAACCCCTTCGAATCACCTTCTGTCACCCCTGGCGTTTTGCAGAAGGAGTCGGCTTTCGGAGCCTCACCAGCGGTCAATCACGCAACAGACTCTCCGGCATCAGGGGCCCCACCGCATGCTGCTGTGGCAGCCAACGGCGCTGGTTTCGGCACCGCTGCTGTTGTCGGTGCCGGAGCGCTCGCGGCAGGTGCTGTGGGCGCtgtgggtgctgctgctgtgacTGCGCATGCCGACAACTCCATTTCCGGCGCACCGTTGTCCTCTGAACCAGAGTCGCTCACTAGTCCGCCAGTTCCTTCCGGCATTGAGCAGGCCAAGTCTCCCCTTTCTGTCCCAACCTCCCCTGTCACTGCCACCTCCCATGTGGCTTCCCCTTCGACCGCTGTTACTTCGCCCATCAATGCCCTTACCCCCCACACCATTGCCCCCGGTCTAAACGCCTCGCTGATCGAGACTGTCCATGCTTGGACCCAGAAGCTTGCGTCTCAGCGTACAGTGATTTCTGGCGAAATTCACGTCTCCctcttggcctcggcatctcgcgcgcagccgcaATCAGGCTCAGCACTTCACATCCGTCTGACGGACTTCGATGCTTTGGAGTCGATCGCACCGAACCCAGCTTTCTTGGCCCAAGTGCCTGATCGCCCAGGAGAGTACTACCTCAACACGGATGCCGTTGCGCAAGCAACAGGTAGCCCGGAAGAAGGATCCAAATCCGCCGGCCCAGTGCTGTTCAAATATCACGTCCTTGTGCCAGCCGGACAAGAGACTGCTGTGGCGCCACTCGTCCTTAACCCAGCCTTCCAGGTTAAGGATGGCGAAACGCGTATGATTCTTCAGTACCGCTCTGCAGCCAACGCAGGCACGATTTCCAACTTCCGCCTTTCTGCTCACTTCCCTGCCGAGCCAGCTATTACGAGCACCCAGTCCAAGCCTTTGTCCGGGTCTTGGGATTCGGAGGATGGCTCGACCGACCGCCGCATCACATGGACCCCCCCTCAAACTCAAGCCGGTGCGGAGGGCAAGATCATTGCCCGCTTCATTACTGGCGCTACGAACCGCATCCCGCCTAGCAGCGTGGATGCCCAATTCGTCCTGCCCGACCACCTCCTCTCTGGCATTGGCATTGAAGTCGTGAGCGACAGCCCAGCCGCGGTTGCAGGCTGGGGAGCATTCGACAATGTCTCGCGTGCGACCGTGTCTGGCAAATACGTTGGTGGTATCGTGCTCAACCCGTAA
- the Abcd2_0 gene encoding ATP-binding cassette sub-family D member 2, producing MVGVPSISLDQTQRRRILALLVVSVALVRNRSSIAAIGDTLNIKKWSQERKRRRDERRRRERETPLNTPALEKKLVDLYIRDPSGSRTLLVPHMGRISKVHITPTPQEVYEANAKLFTPLRPGEKLGINKRFWQMLRAVLSIAIPGAKSKEAFLLLLHTFFLVARTYLSVLVARLDGRIVRDLVSANGPGFIGGLGWWFVLAVPSTYTNSMIRYLEHKLALAFRTNLTRYIHDIYLNQNLNYYKFGLGLGVVSGSAGDAEQKEHGRLTSEEREVVAGGADQLITTDLARFCDSLASLYGNMGKPFLDMVIFTSQLAASLGAAGTVGLFAQYYFTAWVLRQATPAFGRMAATEARLEGEYRTGLGRVGRDSEEIAFYDGGKRELGILWSAYLKLAKHVHSIFKVRIPYGMTEDFVIKYFWSAFGYGLMSIPVFFPVARHALNPKDHNVKDTANEVANRTETYVSNRRLLLSLGDAGGRLMYSGKELAELSGYTSRVYSLLASLHCLDNNVYPENPRPASLPADEPFYDLANVHGRVIIGPSHVLLKGVPIVAPAGGVAGAERGGEELIRSLDLRVEQGEHTLVTGANGVGKTAIARVIAQLWPTWSGLLERPAHGEGGIFFLPQRPYLSIGSLRDQVIYPHTYAEMKARGRTDAELMSILEHVHLAYLPSREGGWETRKEWKDVLSGGEKQRMGMARLFYHRPAYAVLDEATSAVSSDVEGLMYEHAKALGITLITISHRPSLLKYHNRHLRLGEPTLAPSLSTANLHANIGAPSTPLAARGWQLTQMSSHTDEEKLELDKEIERLEHVLDGEVEQWERRLAEVNKELQGK from the exons ATGGTGGGGGTTCCCTCCATTTCCTTGGATCAAACCCAGCGTCGTCGgatcctcgccctcctcgtggTGTCCGTGGCACTCGTAAGGAACCGATCGAGTATAGCAGCTATTGGAGACACTCTCAACATCAAGAAATGGAGCCAAGAGCGcaagcgccggcgcgacgagcgaaGGCGACGCGAGAGGGAGACTCCCCT tAACACACCTGCGCTGGAGAAGAAGCTGGTTGACCTG TACATACGCGACCCATCCGGGTCACGGACATTGCTGGTTCCTCACATGGGGCGTATATCCAAGGTGCATATCACCCCGACGCCTCAAGAAGTATACGAAGCGAATGCCAAACTGTTCACTCCACTTCGGCCTGGAGAGAAGTTGGGTATCAATAAGCGCTTCTGGCAAATGCTTCGAGCTGTCCTTAGTATCGCGATCCCTGG AGCCAAGAGCAAAGAGGCCTTCCTCCTGCTTCTCCACACCTTCTTCTTGGTGGCCCGAACCTATCTCAGTGTTCTTGTGGCTCGTCTGGACGGGCGCATCGTCCGTGATTTG GTCTCGGCGAACGGACCGGGGTTCATTGGTGGCCTTGGCTGGTGGTTCGTGTTGGCCGTGCCAAGCACATACACCAACTCCATG ATTCGCTACCTGGAGCACAAGCTGGCCCTGGCATTCCGCACAAACCTTACGCGCTATATTCACGACATCTACCT CAACCAGAATCTCAACTACTACAAGTTTGGACTTGGCCTGGGGGTCGTCAGCGGAAGTGCCGGTGATGCCGAGCAGAAGGAGCACGGCCGTCTGACTTCAGAGGAAAGAGAAGTTGTGGCAGGCGGGGCTGATCA ATTGATCACAACGGATCTCGCTCGATTCTGTGACTCCCTTGCATCCCTCTA TGGCAACATGGGCAAGCCGTTCTTGGATATGGTCATCTTCACTTCGCAGCTCGCGGCTTCGCTAGGTGCAGCCGGAACTGTGGGCCTTTTCGCGCAATACTACTTCACCGCTTGGGTCCTCCGTCAGGCCACTCCCGCTTTCGGTCGTATGGCCGCCACTGAAGCCCGCCTCGAAGGAGAGTACCGAACtggccttggccgcgtcggACGCGACAGCGAGGAGATTGC CTTCTATGATGGCGGAAAGCGAGAGCTCGGGATCCTGTGGTCAGCATACTTGAAGCTCGCTAAGCATGTGCATTCCATCTTCAAG GTTCGCATTCCTTACGG CATGACCGAGGACTTCGTGATCAAGTATTTCTGGTCCGCGTTCGGGTATGGTCTCATGTCCATCCCTGTGTTCTTCCCGGTTGCTCGTCACGCCCTCAACCCGAAGGACCACAACGTAAAGGACACCGCCAATGAGGTCGCCAACCGCACAGAAA CTTATGTCTCAAACCGCCGCTTGTTGCTTTCTCTCGGCGATGCCGGTGGTCGACTGATGTACAGTggcaaggagctcgccgagctaTCTGGCTACACCAGCCGTGTCTACTCACTTTTGGCTTCGCTGCATTGCCTGGACAACAACGTTTACCCCGAGAACCCCCGCCCGGCGTCTCTTCCTGCTGACGAG CCTTTCTACGACTTGGCGAACGTTCATGGCCGTGTCATCATCGGACCTAGCCATGTGCTCCTCAAAGGCGTTCCCATCGTTGCTCCTGCTGGTGGAGTTGCGGGTGCTGAGCGCGGCGGAGAGGAGCTTATCCGTAGCCTTGACCTCCGTGTAGAACAGGGCGAGCACACACTCGTGACTGGAGCCAA TGGTGTCGGTAAAACTGCGATCGCTCGTGTTATTGCGCAGCTCTGGCCCACTTGGTCTGGACTACTGGAACGTCCGGCTCACGGTGAAGGTGGCATATTCTTCCTCCCACAGAGGCCGTACCTCAGTATTGGTAGTCTGAGGGACCA GGTCATCTA CCCTCACACGTACGCGGAGATGAAAGCCCGGGGTCGTACCGACGCCGAGTTGATGAGCATCCTGGAGCACGTCCACCTGGCCTACCTCCCTTCCCGTGAAGGAGGCTGGGAGACGAGGAAGGAATGGAAAGATGTTCTCAG TGGTGGCGAAAAGCAACGG ATGGGCATGGCTCGTCTGTT TTACCATCGTCCGGCTTACGCTGTGCTCGACGAAGCCACTTCGGCGGTTTCatccgacgtcgagggctTGATGTACGAGCACGCCAAGGCCCTGGGCATCACCCTTATCACCATTTC CCATCGCCCGTCCCTTCTCAAGTATCACAACCGCCACCTTCGTCTGGGTGAGCCTACCCTTGCGCCGTCGCTATCCACCGCCAATCTCCATGCCAACATCGGCGCCCCGTCCACTCCTTTGGCCGCGCGAGGCTGGCAGCTCACGCAAATGTCTTCGCACACCGACGAAGAAAAGCTTGAGCTTGACAAGGAAATTGAACGACTTGAGCACGTTCTTGATGGCGAAGTTGAACAGTGGGAGCGTCGCCTTGCGGAGGTCAACAAGGAGCTGCAAGGCAAGTAA